In Inquilinus sp. KBS0705, one genomic interval encodes:
- a CDS encoding xanthine dehydrogenase family protein molybdopterin-binding subunit — protein sequence MNRRNFIQSGALLGGGLLVSFTIPQANKMAALAARATEGAFVPNAFLKIGTDNSITVYLSHVEMGQGIWTTLPMLLADELDADLDKIKIEHGGPAKAYNHNVYGIQITGGSSSTWSEFDRYRNAGATARVLLTQAAAQRAGIAITDCRTEKGYVTAGSQKFSYGDLATEAAKLPAPAKVPLKAPADWKYIGKSPKRRDSLAKTNGQAQFGIDIQFPGLLSAVVAHAPVFGGKVKSFDASKAKAVPGVVQVVQIPTGIAVIADNFWAAQQGRKSLQITWDHGPGVMLNTATQTKAYKTLAATKGLPAQKKGNADTALGKSAKVVSGEYVFSYLAHAPMEPLNCTVKIDNDVCEIWTGTQMPGIDQKNAATILGFKPEQVKITIPFLGGGFGRRAAPTSDFVTEAVHIAKASGKPIKMVWTREDDMRSGHYRPFFVHNVKVGLDNGLPVAWLHNIVGQSIMGEAKIFGPAPKIDNTSVEGVKESPYLDAVPDHYVGLHTTEEVVPILWFRSVGNTHTAYVMETMVDELAYAANQDPVDYRIKLLKDHPRHLATLKLAAEKANWKKKLPAGRFKGVAVHESFGSYVAVIAEVSINNGLVKVHKVDCAIDCGLAVNPDGVKAQMESGVIFGLTMALYGELTIKDGQLQQSNFYDYRIARMNESPEINVYIVQSSEKMGGAGECGVPPTAPAIANAIFAATGTRIYNLPIVNHKLIQKA from the coding sequence ATGAATCGCCGTAATTTTATACAATCAGGGGCGTTGCTGGGCGGTGGCCTGCTGGTTTCCTTTACCATACCTCAGGCAAATAAAATGGCTGCCCTTGCCGCCAGGGCTACAGAGGGTGCCTTTGTCCCGAATGCTTTTTTAAAAATCGGAACAGATAACAGCATTACTGTTTATTTAAGCCACGTAGAAATGGGCCAGGGCATATGGACAACCCTGCCAATGTTACTGGCTGATGAACTGGATGCCGACCTGGATAAGATAAAAATAGAACACGGGGGGCCTGCTAAAGCCTATAACCACAACGTTTACGGCATACAGATAACCGGTGGCTCAAGTTCTACCTGGTCTGAGTTTGACCGTTACCGCAATGCCGGCGCAACTGCAAGGGTTTTGCTTACGCAAGCGGCAGCGCAACGTGCCGGTATTGCCATAACCGATTGCCGCACGGAAAAAGGCTACGTAACTGCCGGCAGTCAGAAATTCAGCTATGGAGACTTGGCAACAGAGGCGGCGAAACTTCCGGCTCCTGCAAAAGTGCCTTTAAAAGCGCCTGCCGATTGGAAGTATATTGGTAAAAGCCCTAAACGTAGAGATTCGCTTGCTAAAACTAACGGGCAGGCACAATTTGGTATAGATATACAATTCCCCGGCCTTTTAAGCGCCGTTGTTGCCCATGCGCCTGTGTTTGGCGGTAAGGTAAAATCGTTTGACGCATCGAAGGCTAAAGCGGTACCGGGCGTTGTACAAGTTGTACAGATACCTACCGGCATCGCCGTTATTGCCGATAACTTTTGGGCAGCGCAGCAGGGCCGCAAATCTTTACAAATAACCTGGGACCACGGCCCCGGCGTAATGCTGAATACAGCTACCCAAACAAAGGCGTATAAAACCCTGGCTGCAACAAAAGGCTTGCCTGCACAAAAAAAAGGCAATGCCGATACAGCCTTGGGCAAGTCGGCAAAGGTGGTATCGGGCGAGTATGTGTTTTCCTACCTTGCACACGCGCCTATGGAGCCGTTGAATTGTACGGTAAAAATAGATAATGATGTATGCGAGATATGGACAGGAACCCAAATGCCGGGCATCGATCAAAAGAACGCGGCCACTATATTAGGTTTTAAACCCGAGCAGGTGAAGATCACCATTCCGTTTTTGGGTGGTGGGTTTGGCAGGCGCGCTGCACCAACATCCGACTTTGTAACAGAAGCTGTTCATATCGCTAAAGCTTCCGGCAAACCCATCAAAATGGTATGGACACGCGAAGATGATATGAGATCGGGCCATTACAGGCCATTTTTTGTCCACAACGTAAAAGTTGGGTTAGATAACGGGCTTCCGGTAGCCTGGCTGCATAACATTGTCGGGCAATCTATAATGGGCGAAGCTAAAATATTTGGCCCTGCACCAAAGATAGACAATACATCAGTGGAAGGTGTTAAAGAGTCTCCCTATCTTGATGCCGTTCCCGATCATTATGTGGGGTTGCATACAACCGAAGAGGTTGTCCCCATCTTATGGTTCCGCTCGGTAGGTAATACCCATACTGCCTACGTTATGGAAACCATGGTTGATGAACTGGCGTATGCTGCCAACCAAGACCCGGTGGACTACCGCATAAAGCTACTAAAGGACCATCCACGCCACCTGGCCACGCTAAAACTGGCGGCCGAAAAAGCCAACTGGAAAAAGAAACTACCGGCAGGCCGGTTTAAGGGAGTTGCTGTCCACGAGTCGTTTGGCAGTTACGTGGCTGTAATAGCCGAGGTTAGTATCAATAATGGCTTAGTGAAGGTGCACAAAGTAGATTGCGCAATTGACTGCGGCCTGGCAGTGAACCCCGACGGCGTTAAGGCGCAAATGGAAAGCGGGGTAATTTTTGGCCTGACCATGGCACTATATGGCGAGTTGACCATAAAAGACGGGCAACTACAGCAAAGCAACTTTTACGATTATCGCATAGCACGCATGAACGAGTCGCCCGAGATAAATGTGTACATCGTACAGAGCAGCGAAAAGATGGGTGGTGCCGGCGAGTGCGGCGTGCCGCCAACCGCGCCGGCCATAGCAAACGCTATTTTTGCAGCTACCGGCACCCGTATTTATAATTTACCCATAGTTAACCACAAACTGATACAAAAGGCATGA
- a CDS encoding (2Fe-2S)-binding protein: MITLTVNGQRREVAADPNMPLLWVIRDLLGLTGTKFGCGVAQCGACTVHLNGEAVRSCVTKVSRAEGQQITTIEGLALNGDHPLQLAWQEADVPQCGYCQSGQLMSAAVLLKENPNPTDQDIDDAMSGNICRCGTYTRIRSAIHQAAKMQREGVKS, from the coding sequence ATGATCACTTTAACAGTTAATGGGCAGCGCCGTGAAGTAGCTGCTGATCCGAATATGCCCTTGCTTTGGGTCATCAGGGACCTGCTTGGATTAACAGGTACCAAATTTGGTTGCGGCGTAGCGCAATGCGGCGCATGTACGGTGCATTTAAACGGCGAAGCTGTACGCTCATGTGTAACTAAAGTGAGCCGGGCCGAGGGCCAACAGATAACCACTATTGAAGGCCTGGCGCTTAATGGCGACCACCCATTACAATTGGCCTGGCAAGAAGCGGATGTACCGCAATGCGGCTATTGCCAGTCGGGCCAGCTTATGTCTGCTGCCGTTTTGTTAAAGGAAAATCCCAATCCTACAGATCAGGATATTGATGATGCCATGTCAGGCAACATTTGCCGCTGCGGCACTTATACGCGCATCCGGAGCGCCATACATCAGGCTGCCAAGATGCAGCGGGAAGGGGTTAAATCATGA
- a CDS encoding DUF1810 family protein, translating to MASDSTLWRFLTAQARDYTTALAEIKRGRKSSHWMWYIFPQIGGLGYSDMAKRYAIIGLSEAADYLAHPVLGKRIIEISNALLSLPGNNATAIMGSPDDLKLRSSMTLFSLVPGADTVFEEVLKKFFKGEKDKATLELI from the coding sequence ATGGCAAGTGACAGCACACTCTGGCGCTTCCTGACGGCGCAGGCACGGGATTATACCACAGCTTTGGCCGAAATTAAGCGCGGCCGCAAAAGCAGCCATTGGATGTGGTATATTTTTCCGCAGATAGGAGGGTTGGGCTATAGCGACATGGCGAAACGTTATGCTATTATCGGCCTGAGTGAAGCTGCTGATTACCTGGCGCATCCGGTGTTGGGCAAGCGCATCATCGAGATAAGTAACGCCCTGCTTAGTTTGCCGGGCAACAATGCCACAGCTATAATGGGCAGCCCCGATGACCTGAAGCTGCGATCGAGCATGACTCTTTTTTCGCTGGTGCCGGGTGCCGACACGGTGTTTGAAGAAGTGCTTAAAAAGTTTTTTAAAGGCGAGAAGGATAAGGCAACACTGGAGCTTATTTAG
- a CDS encoding TetR/AcrR family transcriptional regulator, producing the protein MARTKDFDENEVLSKAIQLFWHKGYNGTSMQELVDGLGISRSSLYDTYTDKHTLFMKALQSYQQAGTANIEAIIERGLPAKDTVAKLLDLATGDLICDQQQKGCFMVNAEVEVAPHDPEVAAVVCHNDQLMEEAFFRVIKEGQQSGDIQNKQDARALARFIFNSVKGMRVSAKSTNDTAIFKDIIRLTIAILD; encoded by the coding sequence ATGGCACGTACAAAAGATTTTGATGAGAACGAAGTGCTGTCAAAGGCTATACAGCTGTTTTGGCATAAGGGATATAATGGCACCTCGATGCAGGAACTGGTAGACGGGTTGGGCATAAGCCGCTCCAGCCTTTACGATACTTATACCGATAAACATACCCTGTTTATGAAAGCGCTGCAAAGCTATCAGCAAGCAGGTACAGCCAATATTGAGGCTATAATTGAGCGCGGCCTGCCTGCTAAAGATACCGTTGCCAAACTATTGGACCTGGCCACCGGCGACCTGATATGCGACCAGCAACAAAAAGGCTGCTTTATGGTTAACGCCGAGGTAGAGGTTGCCCCGCACGACCCCGAGGTTGCCGCAGTGGTATGCCACAACGACCAGCTAATGGAAGAGGCATTTTTCAGGGTGATAAAAGAGGGGCAGCAAAGCGGCGATATACAAAACAAACAAGATGCCCGCGCACTGGCGCGCTTTATTTTTAATTCTGTAAAGGGTATGCGTGTTTCGGCTAAATCAACTAACGATACGGCCATCTTTAAAGATATCATCAGGCTTACAATAGCTATTTTAGATTAA
- a CDS encoding glucose 1-dehydrogenase, whose translation MKKLENKVAVVTGASKGIGAGIAKHLAAAGASVVVNYASAKEGAEQVVADIVANGGKAVAIQGNVSSEADITRLFAETAKTFGQVDILVNNAGIYKWGAIEEITAEDFHAQFNTNVLGLLLATKGAVKNFNPNGGSIINVGSAVSNITPAGSAVYTATKSAVDGITHVLAKELGGKNIRVNSINPGMVETEGTHTAGFIGSDFAAELIKTTPLGRLGQPDDIAEVAVFLASDDSRWLTGELLLASGGVR comes from the coding sequence ATGAAAAAGTTAGAAAATAAAGTAGCCGTAGTAACAGGTGCCTCAAAAGGTATTGGAGCAGGCATAGCCAAACACCTGGCCGCAGCCGGTGCAAGTGTAGTAGTAAATTATGCCTCTGCCAAAGAAGGTGCCGAGCAGGTTGTTGCCGATATTGTTGCTAATGGCGGCAAGGCGGTAGCCATACAAGGCAATGTAAGCAGCGAGGCTGATATCACCCGCCTGTTTGCTGAAACTGCTAAAACATTTGGCCAGGTTGATATATTGGTAAACAATGCAGGTATATACAAATGGGGTGCTATTGAAGAAATTACCGCCGAAGATTTCCATGCGCAGTTTAACACCAACGTACTTGGTTTGTTATTAGCCACAAAAGGCGCTGTAAAAAACTTTAACCCAAATGGTGGCAGCATTATTAACGTTGGTTCGGCAGTTAGCAATATTACACCTGCCGGTAGCGCTGTTTACACCGCTACTAAAAGTGCGGTAGATGGTATTACCCACGTTTTGGCTAAAGAGTTAGGCGGCAAAAATATCCGCGTAAACTCTATTAACCCCGGAATGGTAGAAACTGAAGGCACACACACTGCAGGCTTCATCGGCAGCGATTTTGCAGCCGAACTGATAAAAACCACACCATTAGGCCGTTTAGGTCAGCCGGATGATATTGCCGAAGTGGCGGTATTTTTAGCCTCAGACGATTCGCGCTGGTTAACCGGCGAATTGCTTTTGGCAAGCGGTGGCGTAAGGTAA
- a CDS encoding DUF1624 domain-containing protein — translation MKQRIQSIDMVRGLIMIVMTLDHTRDFLHLAGPPPLDVQRTTVILFFTRWITHFCAPTFVFLSGVSACLAAQRRTPGQMTAFLLTRGAWLILSDLLIISLIFSFDVQYHFPVLEVLWATGFGMIVLALFIRLPKSFIAVIAILIIAGHNLLDNANLPKDGIAGNLATILLNGVGALIPVGTNRFIFAIYAAIPWTGALLLGYVFGGLYTTGYDAQKRRKVLRLTGCAFISLFIILRLINHYGDPSHWAVQRNAAHTLLSFINASKQTPSLLFMLMTLGPILLLLSYTEGISNRVTRFCVVYGNVPYFYFISHLALLRVINVTGVVLAGIPLNFKESSPVWAAPGFGIPLWAVYLSWMGVIALMYLPCRWYGRYKLTHSQWWLSYI, via the coding sequence ATGAAACAACGTATACAGTCGATAGACATGGTTCGCGGGCTCATAATGATAGTGATGACGCTTGACCATACCCGCGATTTTTTACACCTTGCAGGGCCGCCACCGCTGGATGTACAGCGCACAACCGTGATACTCTTTTTTACCCGCTGGATAACCCACTTTTGCGCGCCAACGTTTGTTTTTTTGAGTGGTGTATCGGCATGCCTGGCCGCGCAACGTCGCACACCCGGCCAAATGACTGCCTTTTTACTAACAAGGGGTGCCTGGCTAATACTTTCAGACCTGTTAATTATCAGCCTCATTTTTAGCTTTGATGTGCAATACCATTTCCCGGTGCTGGAAGTGCTATGGGCCACAGGTTTTGGTATGATAGTTTTAGCTTTGTTTATACGTTTGCCTAAATCATTTATAGCGGTAATAGCCATTTTGATCATCGCGGGGCATAACCTGTTAGATAATGCTAACCTGCCTAAAGATGGCATTGCCGGTAACCTTGCCACTATATTACTAAATGGCGTTGGTGCATTGATACCAGTAGGAACTAACCGGTTTATTTTTGCCATATATGCTGCCATCCCATGGACGGGCGCACTGTTGCTGGGCTATGTTTTTGGGGGGCTTTATACAACGGGATACGACGCGCAAAAACGGCGCAAAGTGTTACGACTAACAGGATGCGCATTTATCTCCCTGTTTATAATATTAAGGCTTATCAATCACTACGGCGACCCGTCGCATTGGGCCGTTCAACGCAATGCAGCACATACGCTACTATCATTTATTAATGCCAGCAAGCAAACGCCATCCCTGTTGTTTATGCTGATGACGCTTGGCCCCATACTATTATTACTATCGTATACCGAGGGTATCAGCAACCGGGTTACACGCTTTTGTGTGGTATATGGTAATGTACCCTACTTTTATTTTATAAGCCATTTGGCCCTGCTGCGCGTTATAAACGTTACAGGTGTTGTGTTGGCAGGTATACCATTAAATTTTAAGGAGTCTTCGCCGGTTTGGGCGGCTCCAGGTTTCGGCATTCCCCTTTGGGCGGTTTACTTGAGTTGGATGGGTGTTATAGCGCTAATGTATCTTCCTTGCCGCTGGTATGGCCGTTATAAACTAACGCATAGCCAGTGGTGGTTATCATATATATAA
- a CDS encoding acyloxyacyl hydrolase — protein sequence MKAVPLFLLLLLVSFGLYAQGQNTIGVNYISGSKILNTKGTYTGYGVSYSINTINNQSAWTNMLNVENINIDATIYDLSNITAGDRMAAYNPKFSNKGYFGYDMAMAASVDIKLVNINGFKLYFSPGGGLIYSTKDYTNTHGVNQMLGHHLNLVGNANIKLALPLTENTSLKIGAGMSHVSNSNIKLPNIGLDRIETFIGVVKNVGYANESTPKFTLNKNALSIEMIAGYTGQITTGFYQLKDVNLQLDNSYRKETNAIPKGAIAVSYNHYLNDVLGVKVGTDLVYSSKLSPLGSTTTDTTAFIKTFQGDYTPINSHFNVGVNAGLDLCLGRFVVSANYGYFLGKYEKYVYIQGGNKFLYGRDFYTTFAFRYFLTPKIALEAKSYMRNFGGIGLNMNI from the coding sequence ATGAAAGCAGTACCCCTATTTCTGTTATTGTTACTTGTATCATTTGGCTTGTATGCCCAGGGTCAAAATACTATTGGCGTAAATTACATATCAGGCTCTAAAATACTTAATACAAAGGGCACGTACACGGGCTATGGGGTTAGCTACAGCATCAATACGATAAATAACCAATCGGCATGGACCAATATGCTGAATGTTGAAAATATAAATATAGATGCTACTATATACGACCTGAGTAATATAACAGCCGGCGACCGCATGGCTGCTTATAACCCTAAATTTAGCAACAAAGGATATTTTGGATATGATATGGCAATGGCCGCATCAGTTGATATTAAATTAGTAAATATAAACGGCTTTAAACTCTACTTTTCGCCGGGCGGGGGTTTAATATATTCCACAAAAGATTATACTAACACCCATGGCGTAAACCAAATGCTTGGGCACCATTTAAACTTAGTAGGCAATGCAAATATAAAGTTAGCCCTGCCACTTACCGAGAATACCAGCCTTAAAATTGGAGCTGGAATGTCGCATGTTTCCAATTCAAACATAAAGCTACCTAACATAGGTTTAGACAGGATAGAAACATTTATAGGTGTTGTAAAAAATGTAGGGTATGCCAATGAAAGCACCCCAAAATTCACTTTAAACAAAAACGCCTTATCAATAGAAATGATAGCCGGATACACCGGGCAAATCACTACCGGGTTTTATCAGCTAAAAGACGTGAATCTTCAGTTAGATAATTCGTACAGGAAAGAGACCAACGCGATACCTAAAGGGGCTATTGCCGTATCATATAATCATTATTTAAATGATGTGTTAGGGGTTAAAGTAGGTACCGATCTGGTTTATTCTTCTAAATTATCGCCGTTAGGATCAACAACAACCGATACAACTGCTTTTATAAAAACTTTCCAGGGCGATTATACCCCTATCAACAGCCACTTCAATGTTGGGGTAAACGCAGGCCTTGATCTGTGCTTAGGCCGGTTTGTTGTATCAGCAAACTACGGTTACTTTTTAGGCAAATATGAAAAGTATGTTTATATACAAGGAGGCAACAAGTTTTTATACGGCCGCGATTTTTATACAACATTTGCATTCAGATATTTTTTAACCCCAAAAATAGCGTTAGAAGCAAAATCATATATGCGCAATTTTGGAGGCATTGGGCTTAATATGAATATTTGA
- a CDS encoding phytase, with amino-acid sequence MCNKQLSIFGTQGFAADHEGISIYKLSDTTGYILVSDQGANRFRIFNRETTGEKPCEHKLLKVVNVAARQSDGSDVVSVPLNAIFKHGLFVAMSDDKTFHYYRWEDIAGKELGVK; translated from the coding sequence ATATGTAATAAACAGTTATCTATTTTTGGAACACAGGGCTTTGCCGCCGACCACGAAGGCATATCTATATACAAATTATCAGATACTACCGGCTATATTTTAGTATCCGACCAGGGAGCAAATCGTTTCAGGATATTTAACCGTGAAACTACCGGGGAAAAACCTTGTGAGCATAAACTACTAAAAGTAGTTAATGTAGCAGCCAGGCAAAGCGATGGATCTGATGTGGTATCGGTACCATTAAATGCAATATTTAAACACGGGCTATTTGTAGCCATGAGCGATGATAAAACTTTCCACTACTATCGTTGGGAAGACATTGCCGGAAAAGAGCTGGGGGTGAAATAG